The genomic window CTTCTGGACGATGTAGATGAACTGCTGGGTGGGGTTGACGCTCTTGAGGACTTCGGCGCCGACGGCCTTGGCCTTGACGCGTTCGATGAAGTCCTTGACGATCTTGAAGTTGACGTCGGCCGAGAGGAGGGCGCGGCGGACTTCCTGGAGGCCCTCCTCGATGTTGCTTTCGGTCAGGCGCCCGCGGCCGGAGAGTTTCCGGAAAACGGCGCCGAGGGATTCCGTCAGGGATTCGAACATGGGGGCATTCTACGGACCG from Planctomycetota bacterium includes these protein-coding regions:
- a CDS encoding signal recognition particle receptor subunit alpha — translated: MFESLTESLGAVFRKLSGRGRLTESNIEEGLQEVRRALLSADVNFKIVKDFIERVKAKAVGAEVLKSVNPTQQFIYIVQK